One Gloeothece verrucosa PCC 7822 DNA window includes the following coding sequences:
- a CDS encoding response regulator transcription factor, producing MRILLVEDDERIANALAETLKDRQYLVDLAFDGEKGWDFIQSFSYDLIILDVMLPKLSGTALCQRLRDTGYMTPVLMLTARDTSRDKVKGLDAGADDYVVKPFDLPELAARIRALLRRSNTTLPPVLEWENLRLNPNSCEVNYAGHPLHLTPKEYKLLELFLRNTHLVLSRSQILDHLWSFEDPPSEEAVKVHIKELRKKLKAVGASPDLIETVYGLGYRLKQS from the coding sequence ATGCGGATTCTGCTGGTAGAAGATGATGAACGGATTGCTAACGCTCTGGCAGAGACTCTCAAAGATCGGCAATATCTGGTTGATTTAGCTTTTGATGGGGAAAAGGGTTGGGATTTTATTCAAAGCTTTTCCTATGATTTAATTATCTTAGATGTCATGCTGCCTAAACTGAGTGGGACTGCACTTTGTCAACGCTTGCGAGACACAGGATATATGACACCCGTTTTGATGTTGACAGCCAGAGATACCAGTAGAGATAAGGTTAAGGGGTTAGATGCAGGAGCCGATGATTATGTGGTTAAACCCTTCGATTTGCCGGAGTTAGCCGCTAGAATTCGGGCTTTGTTGCGTCGAAGCAATACTACTTTACCCCCCGTCTTAGAGTGGGAAAATTTACGCCTTAATCCGAATAGTTGTGAAGTGAATTATGCCGGACACCCTCTACATTTAACCCCAAAAGAGTATAAATTATTAGAATTATTTCTTCGCAATACTCATCTGGTTTTGAGTCGTAGTCAAATTTTAGATCATCTTTGGTCTTTTGAAGACCCTCCCAGTGAAGAAGCGGTCAAAGTTCACATCAAAGAGTTAAGAAAAAAACTGAAAGCGGTGGGAGCTTCTCCAGATTTAATCGAGACTGTATATGGTTTGGGTTATCGACTGAAACAAAGTTAA
- a CDS encoding zinc ribbon domain-containing protein, with product MAYVCELGTGQTLYIDNQGNQTLITTHSSSGGQQQQSSSGFVTGSWTSPPQLFQTANGVIIKITAASGEHFVQVQGGSIAVMSGTPGVSHAQQMQLQQVSGTPTSSMPPMKPLEPMKPLEPMKPLEPMKMGDMEMSMNPMQMRMGNMEMRIGSGSSAASPKHYCSQCGAKLEPNDRFCSSCGHRLS from the coding sequence ATGGCTTACGTCTGTGAGTTAGGGACAGGGCAAACACTCTATATAGATAATCAGGGTAACCAGACTCTCATCACTACCCATAGCAGTAGTGGAGGACAACAGCAACAGTCCTCAAGTGGGTTTGTAACCGGCAGTTGGACATCTCCCCCGCAATTATTCCAAACGGCTAACGGTGTAATCATTAAAATAACTGCCGCTTCAGGGGAACATTTTGTACAGGTGCAGGGGGGTAGTATAGCCGTCATGAGTGGTACCCCAGGGGTGAGTCATGCTCAACAAATGCAACTGCAACAAGTTTCTGGCACACCTACCTCTTCAATGCCTCCGATGAAACCCCTAGAACCCATGAAACCCCTAGAACCGATGAAACCCCTAGAACCGATGAAAATGGGGGATATGGAAATGAGTATGAACCCGATGCAAATGCGGATGGGTAACATGGAAATGCGGATCGGATCAGGATCTTCAGCCGCTTCGCCAAAGCACTATTGTAGTCAATGTGGAGCTAAACTAGAACCTAATGATCGCTTTTGTTCGAGTTGTGGGCATCGATTGAGTTAG